From a single Meles meles chromosome 21, mMelMel3.1 paternal haplotype, whole genome shotgun sequence genomic region:
- the SBK1 gene encoding serine/threonine-protein kinase SBK1 — protein MSVGCPEPEPPRSLPCCGPGTAPGLGAGVPLLTEDMQALTLRTLAASDVTKHYELVRELGKGTYGKVDLVAYKGTGTKMALKFVNKSKTKLKNFLREVSITNSLSSSPFIIKVFDVVFETEDCYVFAQEYAPAGDLFDIIPPQVGLPEDTVKRCVQQLGLALDFMHGRQLVHRDIKPENVLLFDRECRRVKLADFGMTRRVGCRVKRVSGTIPYTAPEVCQAGRADGFAVDTGVDVWAFGVLIFCVLTGNFPWEAASGADAFFEEFVRWQRGRLPGLPSQWRRFTEPALRMFQRLLALEPERRGPAKEVFRFLKHELTSELRRRPSHRARKPPGDRPPAAGPLRLEAPGPLKRTVLTESGSGSRPAPPAVGPAPAPVPVPVPVPEAGLAPPGPPGRTDGRPDKSKGQVVLATAIEICV, from the exons ATGAGCGTGGGCTGCCCAGAGCCCGAACCACCCcgctccctgccctgctgtgGGCCAGGGACTGCCCCTGGGCTGGGTGCAGGCGTGCCTCTCCTCACTGAAGACATGCAGGCACTGACCCTCCGCACGCTGGCCGCCAGTGATGTGACCAAGCACTACGAACTTGTGCGGGAGCTAGGCAAGGGCACCTACGGGAAGGTCGATCTCGTGGCCTACAAGGGCACAG GCACCAAAATGGCGCTGAAGTTTGTGAACAAGAGCAAGACGAAGCTGAAGAACTTCCTGCGGGAGGTGAGCATCACCAAcagcctctcctccagccccttcATTATCAAGGTCTTTGACGTGGTTTTTGAGACTGAAGACTGCTATGTCTTTGCCCAAGAGTATGCGCCCGCGGGGGACCTGTTCGACATCATCCCTCCTCAG GTGGGGCTCCCCGAGGACACGGTGAAGCGCTGCGTGCAGCAGCTGGGCCTGGCACTGGACTTCATGCACGGGCGGCAGCTGGTGCACCGCGACATCAAGCCCGAGAACGTGCTGCTGTTCGACCGCGAGTGCCGCCGCGTGAAGCTGGCGGACTTCGGCATGACGCGCCGCGTGGGCTGCCGCGTGAAGCGGGTCAGCGGCACCATCCCCTACACGGCGCCCGAGGTGTGCCAGGCGGGCCGCGCCGACGGCTTCGCGGTGGACACGGGCGTGGACGTGTGGGCCTTCGGCGTGCTCATCTTCTGCGTGCTCACCGGCAACTTCCCGTGGGAGGCGGCGTCGGGCGCGGACGCCTTCTTCGAGGAGTTCGTGCGCTGGCAGCGGGGCCGCCTGCCCGGGCTGCCGTCGCAGTGGCGCCGCTTCACGGAGCCCGCGCTGCGCATGTTCCAGCGCCTGCTGGCCCTGGAGCCCGAGCGCCGCGGGCCGGCCAAGGAGGTCTTCCGCTTCCTCAAGCACGAGCTCACGTCCGAGCTGCGGCGCCGGCCCTCGCACCGCGCGCGCAAGCCCCCCGGGGACCGGCCGCCCGCCGCCGGGCCGCTGCGCCTAGAGGCGCCCGGGCCGCTCAAGCGGACGGTGCTGACCGAGAGCGGCAGCGGCTCCCGGCCCGCGCCCCCCGCCGTCgggcccgcgcccgcgcccgtaCCGGTGCCCGTGCCCGTGCCCGAGGCCGGCCTGGCGCCCCCGGGGCCCCCCGGCAGGACCGACGGCCGCCCGGACAAGAGCAAAGGGCAGGTGGTGCTGGCCACGGCCATCGAGATCTGCGTCTGA